One genomic window of Nitrosomonas sp. Is35 includes the following:
- a CDS encoding FKBP-type peptidyl-prolyl cis-trans isomerase yields the protein MRTIKTLFHLSFVLLALTLLPQTVFANKNTASADGPALQKIDTKVGSGEEAEIGKTVSVHYTGWLFDENAPDKKGKKFDSSYDRKEYFSFMLGAGRVIKGWDQGVQGMKVGGQRTLIIPPSMAYGSRGAGNVIPPDATLIFDVELISLKAGAHH from the coding sequence ATGCGTACTATCAAAACACTGTTTCACTTAAGTTTCGTTCTGCTGGCACTGACACTGCTGCCCCAGACTGTTTTCGCTAATAAGAACACGGCTTCGGCCGATGGTCCCGCACTTCAAAAAATCGATACCAAAGTAGGCTCCGGCGAAGAAGCGGAAATTGGAAAAACCGTCAGCGTACATTATACCGGCTGGCTCTTCGATGAAAACGCGCCCGACAAAAAAGGCAAGAAATTCGATAGCTCCTATGATCGTAAGGAATATTTTTCTTTCATGCTCGGCGCAGGGCGTGTGATCAAAGGCTGGGATCAGGGCGTTCAAGGCATGAAAGTCGGCGGGCAACGCACGCTCATTATTCCACCTTCCATGGCTTATGGCTCACGCGGTGCTGGGAACGTTATTCCTCCGGATGCAACCTTGATATTCGACGTCGAACTCATCAGCCTGAAAGCAGGCGCGCATCATTAA
- a CDS encoding YbaN family protein, with translation MHLPEQRETGRNEPPLAEQQAADLLCLHDSPVVRAMYLGAGFVALFLAVLGAILPVLPTTPFVLLAAACFARGSEHFHRKLLENRIAGPIIREWTLYRSIPQRVKRWVYFLMTLSFGSSILIVPELWQKIMLVVIGSILAFYIWRIPVRKV, from the coding sequence ATGCACTTACCCGAACAACGTGAAACCGGCCGCAATGAGCCGCCACTAGCGGAGCAACAAGCGGCCGATTTATTATGTCTGCATGATTCGCCGGTGGTGCGCGCCATGTATCTGGGCGCTGGCTTTGTGGCGTTATTTTTGGCCGTATTAGGGGCAATTTTGCCGGTATTACCAACGACGCCGTTTGTGTTATTGGCGGCGGCCTGTTTCGCACGCGGCTCCGAGCACTTTCATCGTAAATTGCTGGAAAATCGGATTGCCGGACCGATCATTCGTGAATGGACCCTCTATCGCAGCATTCCCCAGCGTGTTAAACGCTGGGTGTATTTTTTGATGACATTGTCATTTGGCAGTTCAATTCTGATTGTGCCTGAACTATGGCAGAAAATAATGCTGGTTGTAATCGGCAGCATACTGGCCTTTTATATTTGGCGGATTCCGGTCAGAAAAGTCTGA
- a CDS encoding DUF748 domain-containing protein, whose product MTPTSQQRVIRYKRLGISLGVIAILIAALAALGTYWLPGYAKSQLEIRLSEILQRPVTVAAIELKPRTLELNIQGFRIGEKVDSAEANAALFSFNTLHIGLSLESLKQRAAVVSSITLTEPQLRLVRKSEDQLNISDLLERFNQPAEQEDTENKTAIPFSISNIAIQGGHVEFIDQHENAEHSISEINFGIPIVANTGGTENDWIAPHFSAKINGALLSLDGKLRPFAAAQEATLTFKLDNADLTRFDRYVTLPEGIRLLSGFYDSNLNLSFTQETGKEPQIEVTGATSLRQLTLKNSAVAAPYQAQLKHLNIALTKADPTGKQPSRIKLHIDQAALTRDGDKEPALSLAKLAIPDITVNTAAQKIALGTITLDGFNTTLRRDAQGNLDLSRLFESSGSSESSKSFKSSASAPVERVMIPIPGRKPAYPANTVQTAGKEPQQQKLARVDSGSSGKKSSAAKPWVPHIKSIQFKSAKLRYEDLSLTKITPMVIDSLDLALEDIDLDGIEPLQLTLQGQVNQHGSIKASGALAWSPLSADLLLNLNAVDLVSLQGWLGDKLTALLTSGDISFAGNFKASGDPLKIQLSGEGKLGNFNIFDSKNAYDLLRWKKLEIGRLNYTNDPLLVDINTLYLSDFFARMIIQPDGTLNLKQIIQTGKPSEPVASITAAASKDLSATVPKSETPVHIGKIYLQQGNIDFNDRFIKPNYRAKLTALTGQVGPLYPGKSGKVDIRGMVSKTAPLHIQGTVDPFSAELLLDIVAQVKGIDLPPFSPYSGKYIGYEIEKGKLSADVNYQIENGALTADNKIFLDQFTLGEKVESENAVSLPLDLAISLLKNRRGEINLHLPLKGSIDDPDFNLGDIVFSAFINMISKAITSPFALLGSVFEGGEELSEISFTPGFADIETESAQRLETLAGVLKDRSSLQLEISGHVDPDADHEGLKLAMLQTKVKAQKLAEDTKKGIASGAITDIKLTPQEYSKYLEIAYKKESFDKPKNAIGLAKSLPSAEMEQLILTHLTVTDSDLQALAENRATAARNWLVETGGISSERIFVVGIHETGEGSEKKGSKAEFSLK is encoded by the coding sequence ATGACTCCGACCTCGCAGCAACGTGTTATTCGATACAAACGGCTGGGCATCAGCCTCGGCGTGATTGCGATTCTGATTGCCGCATTAGCTGCACTTGGCACCTACTGGCTGCCCGGTTATGCCAAATCCCAACTCGAAATCCGCCTGTCAGAAATTCTGCAACGCCCGGTAACGGTTGCGGCAATTGAACTAAAACCACGCACGCTCGAGCTGAACATACAGGGTTTCCGCATCGGCGAGAAAGTGGATAGCGCTGAAGCGAACGCAGCGCTTTTTTCCTTCAACACGCTGCACATCGGTCTCAGTTTGGAATCGCTCAAGCAACGCGCCGCTGTGGTTTCGTCCATCACCCTGACAGAACCGCAACTGCGTCTGGTGCGGAAAAGCGAAGACCAATTGAATATCTCCGATTTGCTGGAACGGTTCAATCAACCGGCAGAGCAGGAGGATACTGAAAATAAAACCGCTATTCCTTTTTCAATCAGCAATATCGCTATTCAAGGCGGACATGTTGAATTTATCGATCAGCACGAAAATGCCGAGCACAGCATCAGTGAAATTAACTTCGGCATCCCAATCGTCGCCAATACCGGCGGCACGGAAAATGACTGGATAGCGCCGCATTTCAGCGCGAAAATTAACGGCGCGCTTCTGTCACTCGACGGTAAATTGCGTCCTTTTGCCGCCGCTCAGGAAGCGACGCTGACTTTTAAGCTGGATAATGCAGATTTAACCCGCTTTGACCGCTACGTCACTTTGCCGGAAGGCATTCGTCTGCTTTCCGGCTTTTACGACAGTAACCTGAATCTCTCTTTCACCCAGGAAACGGGTAAAGAACCGCAAATAGAAGTGACCGGCGCCACTTCGCTGCGGCAGCTCACCCTTAAGAACAGTGCCGTAGCCGCCCCTTATCAAGCGCAATTGAAACATTTGAATATCGCGTTGACCAAAGCCGACCCGACCGGAAAGCAACCGTCACGGATAAAACTCCATATCGACCAAGCCGCACTGACGCGCGATGGCGATAAAGAACCGGCGCTATCACTGGCCAAATTGGCCATTCCTGATATCACCGTCAATACCGCGGCACAAAAAATTGCCTTGGGCACCATTACACTGGACGGATTTAACACGACATTACGCCGCGATGCGCAGGGAAATCTCGATCTTTCCCGTCTGTTTGAGTCTTCCGGATCTTCTGAGTCATCCAAATCATTCAAGTCTTCTGCAAGCGCACCGGTAGAGCGGGTGATGATTCCGATCCCGGGCAGAAAACCCGCATATCCTGCCAATACAGTCCAAACAGCCGGAAAAGAACCGCAGCAGCAGAAACTCGCGCGCGTGGATAGCGGCAGCAGCGGGAAAAAATCCTCTGCCGCTAAACCTTGGGTACCGCACATCAAAAGCATCCAATTCAAATCGGCCAAGCTGCGCTATGAAGATCTATCGCTGACAAAAATCACCCCGATGGTTATCGATTCGCTCGATTTGGCGCTGGAAGACATCGATCTCGACGGCATAGAACCGCTGCAACTCACGTTACAAGGACAAGTCAATCAACACGGCAGCATCAAAGCCAGCGGCGCGCTGGCCTGGTCGCCGCTGTCAGCGGACTTGCTGCTGAACCTCAATGCGGTTGATCTGGTATCGCTGCAAGGCTGGCTGGGCGATAAACTCACCGCGCTGCTCACCAGCGGCGATATTTCTTTCGCGGGAAATTTCAAAGCCAGCGGCGATCCGTTAAAGATTCAATTGAGCGGCGAAGGAAAACTGGGCAATTTCAATATCTTCGATAGCAAAAATGCCTATGATTTGCTGCGCTGGAAAAAACTGGAAATCGGCCGCCTCAACTACACCAATGATCCCCTGCTGGTGGATATCAACACACTTTATTTGAGCGATTTCTTTGCGCGCATGATCATCCAGCCGGATGGCACGCTCAATCTGAAACAAATCATTCAAACCGGAAAACCGTCGGAACCGGTCGCCTCGATTACCGCAGCGGCATCCAAGGATCTTAGCGCAACCGTGCCAAAAAGCGAAACACCGGTGCATATCGGCAAGATTTACCTGCAACAAGGCAATATCGATTTCAATGACCGGTTTATTAAACCGAATTACCGCGCCAAGCTGACCGCGCTTACCGGCCAGGTTGGTCCGCTCTATCCGGGCAAATCGGGAAAAGTCGATATCCGCGGCATGGTCAGCAAAACCGCGCCTTTGCATATCCAAGGAACCGTCGATCCGTTCAGCGCCGAATTGCTGCTGGATATCGTTGCGCAGGTTAAAGGTATCGATCTGCCGCCATTCAGCCCTTATTCGGGAAAATATATCGGTTATGAAATTGAGAAGGGAAAACTGTCGGCTGACGTCAATTACCAGATCGAAAATGGCGCATTAACAGCGGATAACAAGATCTTTCTCGATCAATTCACTCTCGGTGAGAAGGTCGAGAGTGAAAATGCGGTATCGCTTCCGCTCGATCTGGCCATCTCGCTGCTTAAGAATCGCCGCGGTGAAATCAATCTTCATCTGCCGCTCAAGGGCTCCATCGACGATCCGGATTTCAATCTCGGCGACATTGTCTTTTCAGCGTTTATCAATATGATCTCCAAGGCGATCACCTCGCCGTTCGCATTGCTTGGCTCGGTGTTTGAAGGCGGTGAAGAATTATCCGAGATTTCCTTTACACCCGGTTTTGCCGATATCGAGACCGAATCCGCGCAGCGCCTGGAAACCTTGGCCGGGGTTTTAAAAGACCGCTCATCGCTGCAACTGGAAATTTCCGGTCATGTCGATCCGGATGCGGATCACGAAGGGCTCAAGCTGGCCATGTTGCAAACCAAAGTCAAAGCGCAGAAATTAGCCGAAGATACCAAAAAAGGCATCGCCAGCGGCGCCATCACGGATATCAAATTGACTCCGCAGGAATACAGCAAATATCTTGAAATTGCCTACAAAAAAGAATCTTTCGACAAACCCAAGAACGCCATCGGATTGGCCAAGAGCCTTCCCAGCGCTGAAATGGAACAACTCATTCTGACCCATCTCACCGTTACCGATAGCGATTTGCAAGCGCTGGCCGAGAACCGCGCCACCGCTGCGCGTAACTGGCTGGTCGAGACTGGCGGGATTTCCAGCGAACGCATTTTTGTCGTCGGTATCCACGAAACCGGCGAGGGTTCTGAAAAGAAAGGCAGCAAGGCTGAGTTTTCATTGAAATAA
- a CDS encoding DUF2141 domain-containing protein, producing MKNLTTLFFAKLARPLLILALGFLIATPSQSAGTLNINPQDAPDACNKRTAQVRVTVKNVTAGGALNIELYDDPDHFLSKKGRKRKVRIPAAAGQQTACINLERAGTYAVAVYQDLDGDRKLKKNWNLLPLEPFGLSNNPEQPAGFPRFSDSAFTTGKLGADIVIKLQQP from the coding sequence ATGAAAAACCTGACCACGCTATTTTTTGCAAAATTGGCTCGTCCATTGCTCATCCTCGCGCTGGGCTTTTTGATCGCAACACCATCCCAGTCGGCCGGAACACTCAACATCAATCCGCAAGATGCGCCTGACGCCTGCAATAAGCGCACGGCTCAGGTCAGGGTGACGGTAAAAAATGTGACGGCCGGTGGTGCTTTAAACATCGAGTTGTATGATGATCCGGACCATTTTCTCTCCAAAAAAGGGCGCAAACGCAAAGTGCGCATTCCGGCAGCCGCGGGGCAGCAAACCGCTTGCATCAATCTTGAACGAGCTGGCACTTATGCCGTGGCGGTTTATCAGGACTTGGACGGTGACCGGAAATTAAAAAAGAACTGGAATCTGTTACCGCTCGAACCTTTTGGCCTATCGAACAATCCTGAACAACCTGCCGGTTTTCCCAGATTCAGCGATTCCGCATTTACCACCGGCAAGCTCGGCGCGGATATCGTGATCAAGCTGCAGCAGCCTTAA
- a CDS encoding alpha/beta hydrolase: MLRMLLNLLIALVVAYVVIVQLVYFGQSRLVYFPEKQLSNTPGAVGLDYSAVSIPTSDGETLHGWWMPVPDAKGTVLFFHGNAGNISHRINYLTMFKRLGYDTLLFDYRGYGQSSGTPSESGTYLDAQAAWHYLTATKGIAPERIILFGESLGGAVAAWLAARERPGLLVLASTFTSVPELAGEIYPFLPVRWISRFAYNTLASLQSVSCPVFIAHSPQDDIVPFHHGERLFQAAPEPKQFLPLEGSHNTGFIFMQPAWKRTLGAFMDEHLR; this comes from the coding sequence ATGCTGCGTATGCTGCTCAATCTGCTGATCGCGCTGGTTGTCGCGTATGTAGTGATTGTTCAGCTGGTGTATTTTGGTCAATCCCGCCTGGTTTATTTCCCGGAAAAACAGCTCAGTAATACCCCCGGCGCAGTCGGGCTGGATTATAGCGCCGTCAGCATCCCAACCAGCGACGGCGAAACATTGCATGGCTGGTGGATGCCCGTACCGGATGCCAAAGGCACGGTATTGTTCTTTCATGGCAATGCCGGCAATATTTCCCATCGCATCAATTACCTGACCATGTTCAAACGGCTGGGGTATGACACGTTATTGTTCGATTATCGCGGCTATGGCCAGAGCAGCGGCACGCCGTCGGAATCCGGCACGTATCTGGATGCGCAAGCAGCTTGGCATTATTTGACTGCAACTAAAGGAATTGCGCCTGAGCGGATTATCCTGTTCGGCGAATCGCTCGGCGGCGCGGTGGCAGCGTGGCTGGCAGCACGGGAGAGACCCGGTTTGCTGGTGTTGGCTTCAACCTTTACCTCCGTTCCCGAACTAGCCGGAGAAATTTACCCGTTCCTTCCGGTACGGTGGATCAGCCGCTTTGCATACAACACACTGGCATCGCTACAGTCGGTATCTTGCCCGGTTTTCATCGCGCACAGCCCGCAGGATGACATCGTTCCATTTCATCATGGCGAGCGGCTGTTTCAGGCGGCACCGGAACCGAAGCAATTTTTACCGCTGGAAGGCAGTCACAATACCGGCTTCATTTTTATGCAACCGGCGTGGAAAAGAACCTTGGGCGCTTTTATGGATGAACATTTACGCTAG
- a CDS encoding PAS domain-containing methyl-accepting chemotaxis protein yields the protein MRINEPVTQRDMGMNNDCEIISTTNLKGALTSANEDFVRMSGYTWEELEHKNHNIIRHPDVPPEAYAMLWESLKGGNPWMGMVKNRNKNGDHYWVDAFASPLYEGGNIVGYQSVRVKPEKAWVDRAEALYASIMAKKSPDDKRRSKLDKVKLTRFPISFTGKMALFVSSIFAFVFSGLALAEQISLLSALSGFLAGSLVSTAVIYQMLSVLRNLAEKSEKVANDPLARYVYTGRSDEFGQLEYVQIFLNAKLRTAIGRVKESTTVLEDVADELTSSSVDLSSRTENQASSLEETASSMEEITSTVQQNASNAKQANILVQEARKQAEKSGSVVSSTMQAMSQINESSKKIADITNVIDEIAFQTNLLALNAAVEAARAGEQGRGFAVVANEVRSLAGRSAESAKQIKELINDSVTKVENGTQLVNQSADSLKMITESVRKISDIVGEISQSSEEQSNGIEQVNQAIMQIDQVTQQNGQLVEKLTSSTGAMSQKVKMLAVLANQFKIESK from the coding sequence ATGAGAATTAATGAACCCGTTACCCAACGTGATATGGGAATGAATAATGATTGTGAAATAATTTCTACGACTAACTTAAAGGGAGCGCTCACGTCGGCTAATGAAGACTTTGTCCGGATGAGCGGTTATACGTGGGAAGAACTCGAACATAAGAATCATAATATCATCCGCCATCCCGACGTGCCGCCGGAAGCGTATGCGATGTTATGGGAGTCGTTGAAAGGCGGTAATCCCTGGATGGGCATGGTTAAGAACCGTAACAAAAATGGCGATCACTATTGGGTGGACGCCTTTGCCAGCCCGCTCTATGAGGGAGGTAATATTGTCGGTTATCAGTCAGTCAGGGTAAAACCTGAGAAAGCTTGGGTTGATCGCGCGGAAGCTTTGTACGCAAGTATTATGGCAAAAAAATCGCCCGATGATAAACGACGCTCTAAACTTGATAAAGTAAAACTTACACGATTTCCTATCAGCTTCACTGGAAAGATGGCACTATTCGTATCGAGCATTTTTGCTTTTGTTTTTAGCGGTTTAGCACTGGCGGAACAAATTTCATTACTTTCCGCTTTGTCCGGTTTTCTTGCCGGTAGTTTGGTTAGCACGGCTGTCATCTATCAAATGTTAAGTGTATTGCGCAACCTGGCAGAAAAATCCGAGAAAGTTGCGAATGATCCACTGGCACGCTATGTGTATACCGGAAGAAGTGACGAATTCGGTCAGCTTGAATATGTGCAGATATTTCTGAATGCAAAACTTCGTACCGCGATTGGCCGGGTTAAAGAATCAACTACCGTTCTGGAAGATGTTGCAGATGAATTAACCAGCAGTAGCGTTGATTTATCAAGCCGCACCGAAAACCAAGCATCCAGTCTTGAAGAAACGGCATCCAGCATGGAAGAAATCACTTCTACCGTGCAGCAAAATGCAAGCAACGCTAAACAAGCCAATATTCTGGTGCAGGAAGCGCGCAAACAAGCTGAGAAAAGTGGTTCTGTGGTTTCAAGCACGATGCAAGCGATGTCGCAAATTAACGAAAGCAGCAAGAAAATTGCCGACATTACCAATGTGATTGACGAAATTGCATTCCAAACCAATTTGCTGGCGCTGAATGCGGCAGTGGAAGCTGCCCGTGCCGGGGAACAAGGGCGTGGTTTTGCGGTAGTCGCTAACGAAGTGCGCAGTCTGGCTGGCCGTAGTGCTGAGTCAGCAAAGCAAATCAAAGAGCTTATTAACGATAGTGTTACCAAAGTGGAAAATGGTACACAGCTGGTAAACCAATCGGCCGATTCGTTAAAAATGATCACTGAGAGTGTCAGAAAAATTTCCGATATCGTCGGTGAAATTTCTCAGTCATCCGAAGAGCAATCGAACGGAATAGAGCAAGTTAATCAAGCGATTATGCAAATTGATCAAGTAACCCAGCAAAATGGGCAGCTGGTAGAGAAATTGACATCGTCCACTGGCGCCATGTCGCAAAAAGTCAAAATGCTTGCCGTTCTGGCAAATCAATTCAAAATCGAAAGTAAGTAG
- a CDS encoding VanZ family protein produces MPLFKTNCFLFILLAIATLISHARFEQYVQIGPELQTADWQFRTTESSRVEVTENGLSLFSSDAKTGASALRHLPMVKPGTVLLVSADMRCANVIAGIKPWNSARLLLAQNDGKKDRWDLPHAAVALTGTHDWKNYRKAFTIAPGIQNIQLIVQLSQSTGSLQIKNMRVYPVYENPDYKSVRDIILLAWSAYFLLFTGSFLFMDKKNIVVRFLLVSAFIAIIAGTTLPGDMKNQVSSEVKVQIDADSESFKTIIPWDLSKVWHLGFFFLLGLILSVMMKRESILQTVTIILLLAGGTEIVQLYIEGRTALLNDFFIDAAGGVAGMILIRAFISNQHENTAAAK; encoded by the coding sequence ATGCCTTTGTTCAAAACAAATTGCTTTTTATTCATACTGCTGGCGATTGCCACCCTGATATCGCACGCCAGATTTGAACAGTATGTGCAAATTGGTCCGGAGCTTCAGACCGCCGATTGGCAGTTCCGGACCACGGAAAGCAGCCGGGTCGAGGTCACGGAAAATGGCTTGAGCCTTTTTTCCAGCGATGCCAAAACCGGCGCCAGCGCGCTCCGTCATCTTCCAATGGTAAAACCCGGCACTGTCTTATTAGTATCCGCTGATATGCGGTGCGCGAATGTGATCGCGGGCATAAAACCCTGGAACTCCGCCCGGCTTCTATTAGCGCAAAATGATGGCAAGAAAGACCGCTGGGATCTGCCCCACGCGGCGGTTGCCCTGACAGGAACCCATGACTGGAAAAATTACCGCAAGGCTTTCACGATTGCACCCGGAATCCAGAACATCCAGCTGATCGTACAATTGAGCCAATCCACCGGGTCGTTGCAGATTAAAAATATGCGGGTTTATCCGGTTTACGAAAATCCGGATTATAAGTCGGTTCGCGACATCATTCTGTTGGCTTGGAGCGCATATTTCCTGCTGTTTACCGGTTCATTCCTGTTCATGGACAAGAAAAACATCGTCGTCCGCTTCCTGCTGGTTTCCGCCTTTATCGCCATCATTGCCGGGACAACCCTGCCAGGTGACATGAAAAACCAGGTCTCCAGCGAAGTCAAAGTTCAAATCGATGCCGACAGCGAATCTTTTAAAACGATCATTCCTTGGGATTTATCCAAAGTTTGGCATCTCGGCTTCTTTTTCTTGCTTGGCCTAATCCTCAGCGTCATGATGAAAAGAGAATCGATCCTGCAAACGGTCACGATTATTCTTCTGCTGGCTGGCGGCACAGAAATCGTACAGTTATATATTGAAGGGCGAACTGCGCTTTTGAACGATTTCTTTATTGATGCGGCCGGAGGAGTGGCCGGTATGATTTTGATCAGGGCTTTTATTTCAAATCAACATGAAAACACAGCCGCTGCCAAATGA
- a CDS encoding DUF4139 domain-containing protein, translating to MAGADERLSTLSDQKAVAVTIYNSDLALIKDVRNVSLINGDFNLAWRDVSALMRPETALLRSVTNPGSITIAEQNFNFDLLTPQSLLSKYVGQTVSIVKINPATGVESKESALVLAATEGVVLKMADRIETGLPGRITFENVPGNLRDRPTLVIEGIHHGHTAQALELSYLTGGLAWKADYVAELNDADDQLDLSGWVTLTNTSGTRYVNAKLQLVAGDINRVQQEFAAPVAMRAKMAADNAVEPMRQESLMEYHLYNLDRLTTIAENQTKQVALLNASGVPARKELVLAGSDYYYASGYGDLGQKLKVSVFMQFDNKESARLGIPLPKGILRAYKRDKAGNAQFVGEDRIDHTPKNEIVRVKLGQSFDVTADKKQTDFKQLSTGNNSVNRFESAYEITLKNAKKEMATVTVQEPIPGDWKIIEESQPHHKPASNTAVWQVTVPAESAVTLKYRVQVRF from the coding sequence ATGGCTGGTGCTGACGAACGGCTGAGTACGCTGAGCGATCAGAAAGCGGTGGCAGTAACGATCTATAACAGTGACTTAGCGTTGATAAAAGATGTGCGCAACGTTTCCTTGATCAACGGCGATTTTAATCTGGCCTGGCGTGATGTCAGCGCGCTAATGCGGCCTGAAACGGCATTGCTAAGGAGTGTCACCAATCCGGGTAGCATTACAATTGCCGAGCAAAACTTCAATTTCGATTTGCTCACGCCGCAAAGTCTGCTGAGTAAATACGTCGGTCAAACAGTGTCGATCGTTAAAATCAATCCGGCTACCGGCGTTGAAAGCAAAGAGAGCGCATTGGTGCTGGCGGCTACCGAGGGTGTGGTGCTCAAGATGGCCGATCGCATTGAAACTGGATTGCCGGGCCGCATCACCTTTGAGAATGTGCCCGGCAACTTGCGTGATCGCCCTACGCTGGTGATCGAGGGAATTCATCATGGCCACACAGCGCAAGCGTTGGAACTGAGTTATTTGACCGGCGGTCTGGCTTGGAAAGCGGATTATGTCGCTGAACTGAATGATGCGGATGATCAACTGGATTTGTCCGGCTGGGTGACGTTGACGAACACCAGTGGTACCCGGTATGTCAATGCAAAGCTGCAATTGGTGGCCGGTGATATCAACCGGGTGCAGCAAGAATTCGCTGCACCAGTAGCGATGAGAGCCAAAATGGCGGCGGATAACGCTGTCGAGCCGATGCGCCAGGAATCGCTCATGGAATATCATCTCTATAACCTGGATCGGTTAACGACGATTGCCGAGAACCAAACTAAGCAAGTCGCGCTACTGAATGCCTCCGGCGTGCCAGCCCGTAAAGAGCTGGTGCTGGCGGGCAGCGATTATTATTATGCTTCCGGTTATGGTGATCTGGGACAGAAACTGAAAGTGAGTGTGTTCATGCAGTTTGATAATAAAGAATCGGCCCGGTTAGGCATACCGCTGCCCAAAGGTATTTTACGCGCCTACAAACGCGATAAAGCCGGAAACGCCCAGTTCGTCGGTGAAGATCGCATCGATCACACACCGAAGAACGAGATCGTGCGGGTAAAGCTGGGGCAGTCTTTTGATGTCACAGCGGATAAGAAACAAACCGATTTCAAGCAATTAAGCACCGGGAACAATAGCGTTAACCGTTTTGAAAGCGCTTACGAAATCACGCTCAAAAATGCCAAAAAGGAAATGGCCACGGTCACTGTGCAAGAACCCATACCGGGTGACTGGAAAATAATCGAAGAAAGCCAGCCGCACCATAAACCAGCCAGTAACACAGCCGTATGGCAAGTGACTGTCCCTGCGGAAAGCGCAGTTACGCTGAAGTATCGCGTCCAAGTCAGGTTCTGA
- a CDS encoding DUF3135 domain-containing protein, whose amino-acid sequence MDEKEKIPDFDFDQWSRIAREEPERFEAMRQDMINQLIAQAPDHLKPRMTGLQWQVDQIRKQAGNPMAACLQISQKMWANVLGETGLFKALQEPKKILHTLEQAPAGKVLSFERPKSGK is encoded by the coding sequence ATGGATGAAAAAGAAAAAATACCGGATTTTGATTTTGACCAGTGGTCCAGGATTGCTCGCGAGGAACCCGAGAGGTTTGAAGCAATGCGCCAGGACATGATCAATCAATTAATTGCGCAGGCACCGGATCATCTCAAACCGCGCATGACCGGCCTGCAATGGCAAGTCGATCAAATTCGCAAGCAAGCTGGCAACCCGATGGCCGCCTGTTTACAGATTTCGCAGAAAATGTGGGCCAATGTGCTTGGAGAAACGGGTTTATTCAAAGCGCTTCAGGAGCCTAAAAAAATACTGCATACTTTGGAACAAGCTCCCGCCGGTAAAGTCTTGTCGTTTGAACGGCCTAAATCCGGCAAGTAA